One genomic window of Garra rufa chromosome 2, GarRuf1.0, whole genome shotgun sequence includes the following:
- the abcg8 gene encoding ATP-binding cassette sub-family G member 8 isoform X2 codes for MSHQSIFHSEDSFGSTNDKQNRDQDILFSSPEEDSSLYFTYSGGRNQVEVRNLNYEVDIAAQIPWYERLSEFKMPWEMHSNKQTVIKDLNLHVHSGQMLAVIGSSGCGKTSLLDIITCRDEGGTMKSGEILINGKPSTRSLVKKCIAHVRQDDRLLPHLTVRETLAFVAKLRLPAHFTQEQRDQRVDDVIAELRLRQCAHTRVGNDYVRGVSGGERRRVSIAVQLLWNPGILILDEPTSGLDSFTAHNLVITLYRLARGNRLVLLSVHQPRSDIFQLFDLVVLLSSGSAVYCGQAKDMVPYFTSLGYPCPRYCNPSDFYVDLISIDRRSPELEAQCLEKARILAGQFIDKVRNTEDFMWKSEDCGSQALDAPQRRSDDAASSVPPVSKKESVITVSKQKDRLPGKLQQFAILIRRQVFNDFRDLVTLVVHGLESLLMSLLIGFLYFGAGDEGLSAQDTVALLYMIGALTPFAVVLDVIAKCHSERAMLYHELEDGMYSVTSYFFAKVLGELPEHCAFTLVYGVPIYWLAGLNSAPDRFLLNFLLVWLMVYCSRCMALFVAAALPTLQTSSFMGNALFTVFYLTAGFVISLENMWLVASWFSYISFMRWGFDGMLQVQFRGTRIPITIGNLTLEFDGIKVVEMMNMNQYPLYSSYLVLIAVALVFILLYYLSLRFIKQKSSQDW; via the exons ATGTCACACCAGAGTATTTTCCATTCAGAAGACAGCTTCGGCTCTACAAATGACAAACAGAACAGG GATCAGGACATACTTTTCTCATCTCCAGAGGAGGACAGCAGTCTGTATTTTACTTACAGTGGAGGTCGCAATCAAGTGGAAGTCCGAAATCTCAACTATGAG GTGGACATAGCAGCACAGATTCCCTGGTATGAGAGACTGTCAGAGTTTAAGATGCCCTGGGAGATGCACAGCAACAAGCAAACAGTCATAAAGGACCTAAACCTACATGTTCACAGTGGCCAGATGCTTGCTGTCATTGGCAGCTCAG GCTGTGGGAAGACCTCCTTACTGGACATCATAACATGTCGAGATGAGGGCGGCACCATGAAATCAGGAGAGATTCTGATCAACGGGAAACCTTCCACacgttccctggtgaaaaaatgCATTGCTCATGTGCGGCAGGATGACCGTCTGTTACCGCATCTCACGGTACGAGAGACACTGGCTTTTGTGGCCAAACTGCGGCTGCCTGCGCACTTCACCCAGGAACAGAGAGATCAGCGG GTGGACGATGTGATTGCGGAGCTGCGTCTGAGGCAGTGTGCGCACACGCGTGTGGGGAACGACTATGTGAGGGGGGTGTCCGGTGGAGAGAGGAGAAGGGTTAGCATCGCTGTACAGCTACTCTGGAATccag GTATTCTTATCCTAGATGAGCCTACTTCAGGTCTGGACAGCTTCACAGCCCATAATTTGGTCATTACATTGTACCGTCTGGCTCGAGGGAACCGCCTGGTGTTGCTGTCAGTCCATCAACCTCGTTCAGATATCTTTCAGCTCTTTGACCTAGTAGTGCTCTTGTCTTCTGGCTCAGCCGTGTACTGCGGTCAGGCGAAGGACATGGTACCTTACTTTACTTCTCTTGGGTACCCTTGTCCACGATACTGCAACCCTTCTGATTTCTACG TGGACTTGATAAGCATTGATCGGCGCAGTCCTGAACTTGAAGCACAATGTTTGGAGAAAGCCAGGATATTAGCAGGCCAGTTCATAGACAAGGTGAGGAACACAGAGGATTTCATGTGGAAATCAGAAGATTGCGGTTCTCAGGCACTGGATGCCCCTCAAAg AAGATCAGATGATGCGGCCAGCAGTGTTCCTCCCGTCTCAAAGAAGGAATCAGTAATCACAGTTTCCAAACAGAAGGATCGCCTTCCGGGAAAATTGCAACAGTTTGCAATCCTAATCAG ACGGCAGGTATTTAATGACTTCCGGGACCTGGTGACGTTGGTGGTTCATGGTTTGGAATCCTTGCTCATGTCACTGCTCATCGGTTTCCTTTATTTCGGGGCTGGGGATGAGGGTCTTTCTGCCCAAGATACAGTGGCTTTGCTCTACATGATTGGAGCTCTGACACCCTTTGCTGTGGTGCTGGACGTCATTGCAaagt gTCATTCAGAAAGAGCCATGCTTTATCATGAACTGGAAGACGGCATGTACTCAGTCACCTCATACTTTTTTGCCAAG GTCCTGGGCGAGCTGCCAGAGCACTGTGCCTTCACGCTGGTATACGGTGTGCCCATCTACTGGTTGGCTGGGCTcaacagcgctcctgaccgcttCCTGCTCAACTTCTTGTTGGTGTGGTTGATGGTGTATTGTAGTCGCTGCATGGCACTATTTGTGGCGGCAGCCCTGCCAACATTGCAGACTTCATCTTTCATGGGCAACGCACTCTTCACAGTCTTCTACCTGACTGCTGGCTTTGTCATCAGTCTGGAAAACATGTGGCTGG TGGCGTCTTGGTTCTCTTACATATCGTTCATGCGCTGGGGTTTTGATGGAATGCTGCAGGTTCAGTTTCGTGGGACCAGAATCCCAATCACAATTGGAAACCTTACTCTAGAATTTGATGGTATTAAG GTTGTGGAGATGATGAACATGAACCAGTATCCACTGTATTCTAGCTACCTGGTGCTTATTGCAGTCGCTTTGGTTTTCATCCTGCTCTATTATCTGTCACTCAGATTCATTAAACAGAAATCTAGTCAGGATTGGTGA
- the abcg8 gene encoding ATP-binding cassette sub-family G member 8 isoform X1 yields MSHQSIFHSEDSFGSTNDKQNRDQDILFSSPEEDSSLYFTYSGGRNQVEVRNLNYEVDIAAQIPWYERLSEFKMPWEMHSNKQTVIKDLNLHVHSGQMLAVIGSSGCGKTSLLDIITCRDEGGTMKSGEILINGKPSTRSLVKKCIAHVRQDDRLLPHLTVRETLAFVAKLRLPAHFTQEQRDQRVDDVIAELRLRQCAHTRVGNDYVRGVSGGERRRVSIAVQLLWNPGILILDEPTSGLDSFTAHNLVITLYRLARGNRLVLLSVHQPRSDIFQLFDLVVLLSSGSAVYCGQAKDMVPYFTSLGYPCPRYCNPSDFYVDLISIDRRSPELEAQCLEKARILAGQFIDKVRNTEDFMWKSEDCGSQALDAPQSRRSDDAASSVPPVSKKESVITVSKQKDRLPGKLQQFAILIRRQVFNDFRDLVTLVVHGLESLLMSLLIGFLYFGAGDEGLSAQDTVALLYMIGALTPFAVVLDVIAKCHSERAMLYHELEDGMYSVTSYFFAKVLGELPEHCAFTLVYGVPIYWLAGLNSAPDRFLLNFLLVWLMVYCSRCMALFVAAALPTLQTSSFMGNALFTVFYLTAGFVISLENMWLVASWFSYISFMRWGFDGMLQVQFRGTRIPITIGNLTLEFDGIKVVEMMNMNQYPLYSSYLVLIAVALVFILLYYLSLRFIKQKSSQDW; encoded by the exons ATGTCACACCAGAGTATTTTCCATTCAGAAGACAGCTTCGGCTCTACAAATGACAAACAGAACAGG GATCAGGACATACTTTTCTCATCTCCAGAGGAGGACAGCAGTCTGTATTTTACTTACAGTGGAGGTCGCAATCAAGTGGAAGTCCGAAATCTCAACTATGAG GTGGACATAGCAGCACAGATTCCCTGGTATGAGAGACTGTCAGAGTTTAAGATGCCCTGGGAGATGCACAGCAACAAGCAAACAGTCATAAAGGACCTAAACCTACATGTTCACAGTGGCCAGATGCTTGCTGTCATTGGCAGCTCAG GCTGTGGGAAGACCTCCTTACTGGACATCATAACATGTCGAGATGAGGGCGGCACCATGAAATCAGGAGAGATTCTGATCAACGGGAAACCTTCCACacgttccctggtgaaaaaatgCATTGCTCATGTGCGGCAGGATGACCGTCTGTTACCGCATCTCACGGTACGAGAGACACTGGCTTTTGTGGCCAAACTGCGGCTGCCTGCGCACTTCACCCAGGAACAGAGAGATCAGCGG GTGGACGATGTGATTGCGGAGCTGCGTCTGAGGCAGTGTGCGCACACGCGTGTGGGGAACGACTATGTGAGGGGGGTGTCCGGTGGAGAGAGGAGAAGGGTTAGCATCGCTGTACAGCTACTCTGGAATccag GTATTCTTATCCTAGATGAGCCTACTTCAGGTCTGGACAGCTTCACAGCCCATAATTTGGTCATTACATTGTACCGTCTGGCTCGAGGGAACCGCCTGGTGTTGCTGTCAGTCCATCAACCTCGTTCAGATATCTTTCAGCTCTTTGACCTAGTAGTGCTCTTGTCTTCTGGCTCAGCCGTGTACTGCGGTCAGGCGAAGGACATGGTACCTTACTTTACTTCTCTTGGGTACCCTTGTCCACGATACTGCAACCCTTCTGATTTCTACG TGGACTTGATAAGCATTGATCGGCGCAGTCCTGAACTTGAAGCACAATGTTTGGAGAAAGCCAGGATATTAGCAGGCCAGTTCATAGACAAGGTGAGGAACACAGAGGATTTCATGTGGAAATCAGAAGATTGCGGTTCTCAGGCACTGGATGCCCCTCAAAg cagAAGATCAGATGATGCGGCCAGCAGTGTTCCTCCCGTCTCAAAGAAGGAATCAGTAATCACAGTTTCCAAACAGAAGGATCGCCTTCCGGGAAAATTGCAACAGTTTGCAATCCTAATCAG ACGGCAGGTATTTAATGACTTCCGGGACCTGGTGACGTTGGTGGTTCATGGTTTGGAATCCTTGCTCATGTCACTGCTCATCGGTTTCCTTTATTTCGGGGCTGGGGATGAGGGTCTTTCTGCCCAAGATACAGTGGCTTTGCTCTACATGATTGGAGCTCTGACACCCTTTGCTGTGGTGCTGGACGTCATTGCAaagt gTCATTCAGAAAGAGCCATGCTTTATCATGAACTGGAAGACGGCATGTACTCAGTCACCTCATACTTTTTTGCCAAG GTCCTGGGCGAGCTGCCAGAGCACTGTGCCTTCACGCTGGTATACGGTGTGCCCATCTACTGGTTGGCTGGGCTcaacagcgctcctgaccgcttCCTGCTCAACTTCTTGTTGGTGTGGTTGATGGTGTATTGTAGTCGCTGCATGGCACTATTTGTGGCGGCAGCCCTGCCAACATTGCAGACTTCATCTTTCATGGGCAACGCACTCTTCACAGTCTTCTACCTGACTGCTGGCTTTGTCATCAGTCTGGAAAACATGTGGCTGG TGGCGTCTTGGTTCTCTTACATATCGTTCATGCGCTGGGGTTTTGATGGAATGCTGCAGGTTCAGTTTCGTGGGACCAGAATCCCAATCACAATTGGAAACCTTACTCTAGAATTTGATGGTATTAAG GTTGTGGAGATGATGAACATGAACCAGTATCCACTGTATTCTAGCTACCTGGTGCTTATTGCAGTCGCTTTGGTTTTCATCCTGCTCTATTATCTGTCACTCAGATTCATTAAACAGAAATCTAGTCAGGATTGGTGA